A single region of the Cucumis melo cultivar AY chromosome 3, USDA_Cmelo_AY_1.0, whole genome shotgun sequence genome encodes:
- the LOC103488592 gene encoding protein STRUBBELIG-RECEPTOR FAMILY 5 isoform X1 produces the protein MNLTTLVFWIIQISIHGVGVFSKTKAPDVSALNVMFSSLNSPSQLTGWGSSGGDPCGDSWEGIKCSGSSVTEISLSDFGLSGSMGYQLSNLASVTYFDLSKNSLSGDIPYQLPPNAVHIDLSGNSFTGSVPYSISQMTELEFLNLGHNQLSNQLSDMFGKLAKLKRLDLSFNKISGNLPQSFKKLSSLTVLHIQDNKFSGSINVLADLPLDDLNVANNKFTGWIPDSLEDIDNLETVGNSWSTGPAPPPPPGTVSPTSKKSNKEESNKNSAVKSGLVIAGIAMGVLAVIAVVIGMTSKRRRHVSHYLDEDTSQHRSFTPLTSQELSKGNDSNNNNGIDRKSFNSDASIDIKSGVSVVRPPPAPLDPVRSFSDNQFATRLNSRTRSTSFRATSYSLVDLQTATANFAPARLLGEGTIGRVYKAKFGDGKVLAVKKIDSSVFQGRRTEEFSEVVTIISKLNHTNIAEVVGYCSEQGHHLLIYEFFPNGSLHEFLHMSDDFSKPLTWNTRVRIALGTARALEYLHEVCSPSIIHMNIKSSNILLDAELNPRLSDYGLATFYKSRSQNPGGGYEAPECSTKGSSYTLKSDIHSLGVVMLELLTGRMPYDSSKAKVEQCLVRWATPQLHDIDALDKMVDPALRGLYPPKSVSRFADIIALCVQSEPEFRPPMSEVVQALVTLVQRSSMNMRDDLGNSRRMDDYDY, from the exons ATGAACCTCACTACTCTTGTTTTCTGGATCATCCAGATCTCCATCCATGGAGTCGGAGTTTTTTCTAAAACGAAAGCGCCAGACG TTTCTGCATTGAATGTGATGTTTAGTAGTTTAAATTCACCTTCACAACTCACTGGTTGGGGGTCAAGTGGGGGTGATCCATGTGGAGATTCTTGGGAAGGGATAAAATGTTCAGGATCATCCGTCACAGAAAt AAGTTTATCAGATTTTGGACTAAGTGGATCAATGGGTTACCAGCTTTCAAATTTGGCATCTGTCACCTACTT TGATTTGAGCAAGAACAGCCTCAGTGGTGATATCCCCTACCAACTTCCCCCTAATGCAGTTCACAT TGATCTTTCTGGGAACAGTTTCACTGGTAGTGTGCCATATTCAATATCTCAGATGACTGAACTTGAATTTCT AAATCTTGGTCATAACCAGCTTAGCAATCAACTGAGTGATATGTTTGGCAAGCTGGCTAAACTCAAAAGGCT GGATTTGTCCTTCAACAAAATTTCAGGAAACTTACCTCAAAGTTTTAAGAAGCTTTCAAGCCTTACCGTATT gCATATACAAGACAATAAATTTTCAGGTTCAATCAACGTTCTTGCTGACCTTCCACTTGATGATTT GAATGTTGCAAATAACAAATTCACTGGTTGGATTCCTGACAGTCTCGAAGATATAGATAATTTGGA AACTGTAGGAAATTCTTGGTCAACTGGACCCGCACCACCTCCACCACCAGGGACGGTATCTCCAACGAGCAAGAAGTCGAACAAGGAGGAGTCGAACAAGAATTCGGCAGTGAAAAGTGGGTTAGTGATAGCAGGAATAGCAATGGGAGTATTAGCAGTAATAGCAGTAGTGATTGGAATGACATCAAAAAGGAGGAGGCATGTATCTCATTATCTTGATGAAGACACAAGCCAACACAGATCATTCACTCCACTCACTTCCCAAGAACTCTCAAAGGGTAAtgatagtaataataataatgggaTTGATAGAAAATCCTTCAATTCAGATGCTTCTATTGACATAAAAAGTGGTGTTAGTGTGGTTAGACCACCACCAGCTCCTTTAGATCCTGTTCGGTCCTTCAGTGATAATCAGTTTGCAACCCGTCTGAATTCGAGGACGAGAAGCACTTCGTTTCGTGCAACTTCTTATTCATTGGTTGATTTGCAAACCGCCACTGCTAATTTTGCTCCCGCTCGACTTCTTGGTGAGGGTACTATTGGACGTGTTTACAAGGCCAAGTTTGGAGATGGAAAG GTATTGGCAGTGAAGAAGATAGATTCATCAGTTTTTCAAGGGAGGAGAACAGAGGAGTTCAGTGAAGTAGTAACAATAATTTCAAAACTTAATCACACAAACATAGCAGAAGTTGTTGGATATTGTTCAGAGCAGGGACATCATTTGTTGATTTATGAATTTTTCCCCAATGGTTCACTTCATGAGTTTCTTCATATGTCTGATGACTTCAGTAAACCACTCACTTGGAACACCAGAGTCAGAATTGCTTTGGGGACTGCAAGAGCTCTCGA GTATCTTCACGAAGTTTGCTCGCCATCCATAATTCACATGAATATCAAGTCCTCTAATATATTGCTTGATGCCGAACTTAATCCTCGTCTCTCGGACTACGGTTTGGCAACATTTTATAAG AGTAGAAGCCAAAACCCTGGAGGTGGATATGAGGCTCCAGAATGCAGTACAAAGGGTTCAAGTTATACTCTGAAGAGTGACATTCACAGTTTGGGAGTGGTGATGTTGGAATTGTTGACGGGCCGGATGCCTTATGACTC GAGTAAGGCAAAAGTGGAACAATGTCTAGTGAGATGGGCAACACCACAACTGCATGACATAGATGCGTTGGACAAAATGGTGGATCCTGCATTGAGAGGCTTATATCCACCAAAGTCGGTGTCTAGATTTGCAGATATAATTGCCCTTTGCGTTCAATCAGAGCCCGAATTTAGGCCTCCAATGTCCGAAGTGGTTCAAGCCTTGGTCACTTTGGTTCAACGTTCCAGTATGAATATGAGAGATGATCTTGGAAACTCCCGACGAATGGATGATTATGACTattaa
- the LOC103488592 gene encoding protein STRUBBELIG-RECEPTOR FAMILY 5 isoform X2, producing the protein MWRFLGRDKMFRIIRHRNKFIRFWTKWINGLPAFKFGICHLLYSDLSKNSLSGDIPYQLPPNAVHIDLSGNSFTGSVPYSISQMTELEFLNLGHNQLSNQLSDMFGKLAKLKRLDLSFNKISGNLPQSFKKLSSLTVLHIQDNKFSGSINVLADLPLDDLNVANNKFTGWIPDSLEDIDNLETVGNSWSTGPAPPPPPGTVSPTSKKSNKEESNKNSAVKSGLVIAGIAMGVLAVIAVVIGMTSKRRRHVSHYLDEDTSQHRSFTPLTSQELSKGNDSNNNNGIDRKSFNSDASIDIKSGVSVVRPPPAPLDPVRSFSDNQFATRLNSRTRSTSFRATSYSLVDLQTATANFAPARLLGEGTIGRVYKAKFGDGKVLAVKKIDSSVFQGRRTEEFSEVVTIISKLNHTNIAEVVGYCSEQGHHLLIYEFFPNGSLHEFLHMSDDFSKPLTWNTRVRIALGTARALEYLHEVCSPSIIHMNIKSSNILLDAELNPRLSDYGLATFYKSRSQNPGGGYEAPECSTKGSSYTLKSDIHSLGVVMLELLTGRMPYDSSKAKVEQCLVRWATPQLHDIDALDKMVDPALRGLYPPKSVSRFADIIALCVQSEPEFRPPMSEVVQALVTLVQRSSMNMRDDLGNSRRMDDYDY; encoded by the exons ATGTGGAGATTCTTGGGAAGGGATAAAATGTTCAGGATCATCCGTCACAGAAAt AAGTTTATCAGATTTTGGACTAAGTGGATCAATGGGTTACCAGCTTTCAAATTTGGCATCTGTCACCTACTT TACAGTGATTTGAGCAAGAACAGCCTCAGTGGTGATATCCCCTACCAACTTCCCCCTAATGCAGTTCACAT TGATCTTTCTGGGAACAGTTTCACTGGTAGTGTGCCATATTCAATATCTCAGATGACTGAACTTGAATTTCT AAATCTTGGTCATAACCAGCTTAGCAATCAACTGAGTGATATGTTTGGCAAGCTGGCTAAACTCAAAAGGCT GGATTTGTCCTTCAACAAAATTTCAGGAAACTTACCTCAAAGTTTTAAGAAGCTTTCAAGCCTTACCGTATT gCATATACAAGACAATAAATTTTCAGGTTCAATCAACGTTCTTGCTGACCTTCCACTTGATGATTT GAATGTTGCAAATAACAAATTCACTGGTTGGATTCCTGACAGTCTCGAAGATATAGATAATTTGGA AACTGTAGGAAATTCTTGGTCAACTGGACCCGCACCACCTCCACCACCAGGGACGGTATCTCCAACGAGCAAGAAGTCGAACAAGGAGGAGTCGAACAAGAATTCGGCAGTGAAAAGTGGGTTAGTGATAGCAGGAATAGCAATGGGAGTATTAGCAGTAATAGCAGTAGTGATTGGAATGACATCAAAAAGGAGGAGGCATGTATCTCATTATCTTGATGAAGACACAAGCCAACACAGATCATTCACTCCACTCACTTCCCAAGAACTCTCAAAGGGTAAtgatagtaataataataatgggaTTGATAGAAAATCCTTCAATTCAGATGCTTCTATTGACATAAAAAGTGGTGTTAGTGTGGTTAGACCACCACCAGCTCCTTTAGATCCTGTTCGGTCCTTCAGTGATAATCAGTTTGCAACCCGTCTGAATTCGAGGACGAGAAGCACTTCGTTTCGTGCAACTTCTTATTCATTGGTTGATTTGCAAACCGCCACTGCTAATTTTGCTCCCGCTCGACTTCTTGGTGAGGGTACTATTGGACGTGTTTACAAGGCCAAGTTTGGAGATGGAAAG GTATTGGCAGTGAAGAAGATAGATTCATCAGTTTTTCAAGGGAGGAGAACAGAGGAGTTCAGTGAAGTAGTAACAATAATTTCAAAACTTAATCACACAAACATAGCAGAAGTTGTTGGATATTGTTCAGAGCAGGGACATCATTTGTTGATTTATGAATTTTTCCCCAATGGTTCACTTCATGAGTTTCTTCATATGTCTGATGACTTCAGTAAACCACTCACTTGGAACACCAGAGTCAGAATTGCTTTGGGGACTGCAAGAGCTCTCGA GTATCTTCACGAAGTTTGCTCGCCATCCATAATTCACATGAATATCAAGTCCTCTAATATATTGCTTGATGCCGAACTTAATCCTCGTCTCTCGGACTACGGTTTGGCAACATTTTATAAG AGTAGAAGCCAAAACCCTGGAGGTGGATATGAGGCTCCAGAATGCAGTACAAAGGGTTCAAGTTATACTCTGAAGAGTGACATTCACAGTTTGGGAGTGGTGATGTTGGAATTGTTGACGGGCCGGATGCCTTATGACTC GAGTAAGGCAAAAGTGGAACAATGTCTAGTGAGATGGGCAACACCACAACTGCATGACATAGATGCGTTGGACAAAATGGTGGATCCTGCATTGAGAGGCTTATATCCACCAAAGTCGGTGTCTAGATTTGCAGATATAATTGCCCTTTGCGTTCAATCAGAGCCCGAATTTAGGCCTCCAATGTCCGAAGTGGTTCAAGCCTTGGTCACTTTGGTTCAACGTTCCAGTATGAATATGAGAGATGATCTTGGAAACTCCCGACGAATGGATGATTATGACTattaa